In Gemmatimonadaceae bacterium, one DNA window encodes the following:
- a CDS encoding four helix bundle protein: MSDFKKLDVWNKAHLLALDAHKTAIGIRGAHYVSLRSQLIRAAMSIPANIVEGREQASEKDFARFLRYSIGSASELEYHLIIGRNMGLISQESFDSLLEKIEQVRKMLHGLVRRLESG; the protein is encoded by the coding sequence ATGTCGGATTTCAAGAAACTAGATGTATGGAACAAGGCGCATCTACTCGCGCTTGATGCTCACAAGACAGCGATAGGGATTCGCGGCGCACACTACGTATCGCTTAGAAGCCAGCTTATTCGCGCGGCGATGTCCATCCCGGCGAACATTGTCGAAGGGCGGGAACAGGCAAGTGAAAAAGACTTCGCGAGATTCCTGCGATACTCAATCGGGTCTGCGTCCGAGCTTGAGTATCACTTGATCATCGGACGGAACATGGGATTGATCTCTCAGGAGTCGTTCGATTCGCTGCTCGAGAAGATCGAGCAGGTTCGGAAGATGCTCCACGGATTGGTTCGGCGGCTCGAGAGCGGCTGA
- a CDS encoding helix-turn-helix transcriptional regulator has product MRSLTPKDLGALGRNARTSNGLTQAQLGERIGASRYWVAEFERGKSGAELGLTLKALRALNLVITVEPKDVVLRRQQAETSARQSTSHTPSQPTVDLSAILKRSITRAG; this is encoded by the coding sequence ATGCGATCACTCACTCCGAAGGACCTCGGCGCACTAGGCCGCAACGCCCGCACCAGTAACGGCTTAACCCAAGCCCAACTGGGCGAACGGATCGGCGCGAGCCGCTATTGGGTTGCAGAGTTTGAACGGGGAAAGAGCGGTGCCGAGCTTGGGTTGACACTCAAGGCACTGCGCGCCCTCAACCTGGTGATCACCGTTGAGCCAAAGGATGTCGTTCTTCGTCGCCAGCAAGCCGAAACCTCCGCGAGACAATCGACGAGTCACACCCCGAGCCAGCCAACGGTCGACCTCTCGGCAATCCTGAAACGATCGATAACGCGCGCTGGATAA